One window from the genome of Balaenoptera musculus isolate JJ_BM4_2016_0621 chromosome 3, mBalMus1.pri.v3, whole genome shotgun sequence encodes:
- the TLX3 gene encoding T-cell leukemia homeobox protein 3, whose product MEAPASAQTPHPHEPISFGIDQILNSPDQDSAPAPRGPDGANYLGGPPGGRPGATYPSLPTSFAGLGAPFEDAGSYSVNLSLAPAGVIRVPAHRPLPGAVPPPLPSALPAMPSVPTVSSLGGLNFPWMESSRRFVKDRFTAAAALTPFTVTRRIGHPYQNRTPPKRKKPRTSFSRVQICELEKRFHRQKYLASAERAALAKSLKMTDAQVKTWFQNRRTKWRRQTAEEREAERQQASRLMLQLQHDAFQKSLNDSIQPDPLCLHNSSLFALQNLQPWEEDSSKVPAVTSLV is encoded by the exons ATGGAGGCGCCCGCCAGCGCGCAGACCCCGCACCCGCACGAGCCCATCAGCTTCGGCATCGACCAGATCCTCAACAGCCCGGACCAGGACAGCGCACCAGCCCCGCGGGGCCCCGACGGCGCCAACTACCTGGGAGGGCCCCCCGGGGGCCGTCCGGGCGCCACATACCCGTCTCTGCCCACCTCCTTTGCTGGCCTCGGCGCGCCCTTCGAGGACGCGGGATCTTACAGTGTCAACCTGAGCCTGGCGCCCGCCGGCGTGATCCGAGTGCCAGCGCACAGGCCGCTGCCTGGGGCCGTGCCGCCGCCTCTGCCTAGCGCGCTGCCTGCCATGCCCTCCGTGCCCACGGTCTCCAGCCTGGGCGGCCTCAATTTCCCCTGGATGGAGAGCAGCCGCCGCTTCGTAAAAGACCGTTTCACAG CGGCGGCGGCGCTCACGCCCTTCACCGTGACCCGGCGCATCGGCCACCCTTACCAGAACAGGACGCCGCCCAAGCGTAAGAAGCCGCGCACGTCCTTTTCTCGGGTGCAGATCTGCGAGCTGGAAAAGCGCTTCCACCGCCAGAAGTATCTGGCCTCGGCCGAGAGGGCGGCGCTCGCTAAGTCCCTCAAAATGACGGATGCGCAGGTCAAGACCTGGTTCCAAAACCGGAGGACCAAGTGGCG GCGGCAGACGGCGGAGGAGCGGGAGGCGGAGCGGCAGCAGGCGAGTCGGCTCATGCTGCAGCTGCAACACGACGCCTTCCAAAAGAGCCTCAACGACTCTATCCAGCCCGACCCGCTCTGTCTGCACAACTCTTCGCTCTTTGCTCTGCAGAATctgcagccctgggaggaggaTAGCTCCAAGGTCCCCGCCGTCACCTCTCTGGTGTGA